From a single Chlorocebus sabaeus isolate Y175 chromosome X, mChlSab1.0.hap1, whole genome shotgun sequence genomic region:
- the DMRTC1B gene encoding doublesex- and mab-3-related transcription factor C1 isoform X1 has product MAAPPKAPVRVRNLTIRAGVLTGKENNMLQPETHIFTASEEGSSQGALLLGQAPESLSLPCTPVTLEQQLVSPSGDPHRPPALPSICSTLILQPCATLDPLLLQPQVPKVSDQALVSAHSEWQRKLEAAEALLTLRNSAQAPPESISLHQPCNPPAPAGDKGFQPPSPSLHPRPTSSISLPIGHLGCISLLS; this is encoded by the exons ATGGCTGCCCCTCCCAAAGCTCCCGTCCGTGTCAGGAATTTGACCATCAGAGCAGGAGTCCTCA CTGGGAAGGAGAACAACATGCTGCAGCCCGAGACCCACATCTTCACAGCCTCCGAGGAG GGGAGCTCCCAAGGGGCTCTGCTGCTTGGCCAGGCCCCAGAATCTTTGTCTCTGCCTTGTACTCCAGTGACCTTGGAGCAGCAACTGGTTTCTCCTTCTGGAGATCCCCACAggccccctgccctgcccagcat ATGCTCAACTCTGATCCTCCAGCCCTGTGCCACCCTTGACCCTCTTCTACTGCAGCCACAG GTCCCCAAAGTCTCTGACCAGGCTTTGGTTTCTGCCCACTCAGAGTGGCAGCGGAAACTGGAGGCCGCTGAGGCTCTGCTGACTCTGAGAAACTCTGCCCAGGCCCCTCCTGAGTCCATCTCCCTGCACCAGCCTTGCAACCCACCAG CTCCTGCTGGAGATAAAGGATTCCAGCCTCCCAGCCCCTCTCTCCACCCCAGGCCAACCAGCTCCATCTCGCTGCCTATTGGACATCTGGGATGCATCTCCCTCTTGAGCTAG